A genomic stretch from Setaria viridis chromosome 1, Setaria_viridis_v4.0, whole genome shotgun sequence includes:
- the LOC117841774 gene encoding cytochrome P450 86B1: MASELVAMALRFLREYVRVSDLAVTAAVLFVFSAVRNRLSTKPGAPMMWPVVGVIPALVAHFDNIYDWGAAALARTGGTFHYRGTWGGGSSGVITSVPANVEHVLKTNFANYPKGPYYRERFVELLGEGIFNADGEAWSAQRRAASTEMHSARFLEFSAGTIGGLVRGKMLPLLDRIAERGEAVDMQDLLLRFTFDNICAAAFGIDAGCLAEGLPDVPFASAFERATELSLARFVTPPFVWKAKRLLGVGSERALVEATRAVREFAERTVAERRAELRKTGTLAGRCDLLSRLMSSPPADLPGGYSDEFLRDFCISFILAGRDTSSVALAWFFWLLASHPDVESRVLADVVRAADADDKSGKSMDYLHAALTESMRLYPPVPADFKEALEDDVLPDGTAVRAAQRVIYFTYAMGRDKVLWGPDCLEFRPERWLDKRGAFAGGAESPYKYVVFNAGPRLCVGKRFAYTQMKAVAAAVLARFRVEVLPGQEAVKPKLNTTLYMKHGLMVRFARREQRHEPGHAVPAAGEVD, from the exons ATGGCGAGCGAGCTCGTGGCCATGGCGCTGCGGTTCCTCCGGGAGTACGTGCGGGTGTCGGACCTTGCCGTGACAGCGGCGGTGCTGTTCGTCTTCAGCGCGGTCAGGAACCGCCTGTCCACCAAGCCGGGCGCGCCCATGATGTGGCCGGTGGTCGGCGTCATCCCGGCCCTCGTCGCGCACTTCGACAACATCTACGActggggcgcggcggcgctggcccgCACCGGTGGCACGTTCCATTACCGCGGGACGTGGGGCGGGGGCTCCTCGGGTGTCATCACCTCCGTGCCCGCCAACGTCGAGCACGTCCTCAAGACCAACTTCGCAAACTACCCCAAGGGGCCCTACTACCGGGAGCGGTTCGTGGAGCTCCTCGGCGAGGGCATCTTCAACGCCGATGGCGAGGCCTGGAGCGCGCAGCGCAGGGCCGCCAGCACCGAGATGCACTCGGCGCGGTTCCTCGAGTTCTCGGCGGGCACCATCGGCGGCCTGGTGCGAGGCAAGATGCTCCCGCTGCTGGACCGGATCGCCGAGCGCGGGGAGGCCGTGGACATGCAGGACTTGCTGCTCCGGTTCACGTTCGACAACATCTGCGCCGCCGCGTTCGGGATCGACGCCGGCTGCCTCGCCGAGGGCCTCCCCGACGTGCCGTTCGCGAGCGCGTTCGAGCGCGCCACCGAGCTGTCTCTGGCCCGGTTCGTCACCCCGCCCTTCGTGTGGAAGGCCAAGCGCCTCCTCGGGGTGGGCAGCGAGCGCGCGCTCGTGGAGGCCACGCGCGCGGTCCGTGAGTTCGCCGAGCGGACCGTCGCCGAGCGCCGCGCCGAGCTCCGCAAGACGGGGACCCTGGCCGGCCGCTGCGACCTCCTCTCCCGGCTcatgtcgtcgccgccggccgaccTCCCCGGGGGCTACTCCGACGAGTTCCTGCGCGACTTCTGCATCAGCTTCATCCTTGCCGGCCGCGACACCAGCTCCGTCGCGCTGGCCTGGTTCTTCTGGCTCCTCGCGTCCCACCCGGACGTGGAGTCCCGCGTCCTCGCCGAcgtcgtccgcgccgccgacgccgacgacaaGAGCGGCAAAAGCATGGACTACCTCCACGCGGCCCTGACGGAGTCCATGCGGCTGTACCCTCCCGTCCCCGCCGACTTCAAGGAGGCCCTGGAGGACGACGTGCTCCCGGACGGCACGGCGGTGCGCGCGGCGCAGCGGGTGATCTACTTCACATACGCCATGGGGCGGGACAAGGTCCTGTGGGGCCCCGACTGCCTGGAGTTCCGGCCGGAGCGGTGGCTCGACAAGCGCGgcgccttcgccggcggcgccgagagCCCCTACAAGTACGTGGTGTTCAACGCCGGGCCCAGGCTCTGCGTCGGGAAGCGCTTCGCCTACACGCAGAtgaaggcggtggcggcggccgtgctgGCGAGGTTCCGGGTGGAGGTGCTGCCGGGGCAGGAGGCTGTCAAGCCCAAGCTCAACACCACGCTCTACATGAAGCACGGCCTCATGGTGCGCTTCGCCCGCAGGGAGCAGCGCCACGAGCCGGGGCACGCCGTGCCGGCCGCAG GGGAAGTGGATTGA